A segment of the Colletotrichum destructivum chromosome 3, complete sequence genome:
GAGTTGCACGGCAACGAACGAGGACCCAACTCGGAACGTACGCGACAAGTCTTCGCCATGCTCTGGATCAACTCAGTGTGCACCAAGGGCAAGGGATCTGTCCCGCGAGGCCGTGTATATGCCAACTACGCGTCCCGGTGTGCCACCGAGAGGATTACCGTTCTGAACCCGGCCAGCTTCGGTAAACTTGTCCGAGTACTTTTCCCAGGGCTTAAGACTAGGCGACTTGGCGTTAGAGGAGAGTCCAAGTACCACTACGTCAACTTTTGCCTAGTTGACGACCAACCCGACCTCCGCGAGCCCGAGGCTCATATCCCCGTGGCCATCTCCGAACCTGCCCGCCCCCAAAGCGCCAGCGCGGCCGTCCCCGCCACAGCCCAGCCTGTGAAGGCCGTACAACCGTCTCCTGCTGTCATCAAACGGTCGGCGAGCCCAGCTCAAGCTTCGCATGGCCACTCAAGGTCGCATAGCTTCTACAGCCAACCGAATGTGACCAGTGCGGATCACCTAAACTCATCTACCTCGAAGACGTCGCTTCAGTTCTCATTCCCCTCGGAATCGGATGAGGCTCTTCTCCAATCTAACGAACCTCTCGTGCTGCCTCGAATGGAGCCTTTCTTGCCTAGCGGGACTGACTCGGATGCCGCCAAGAGCCTGTCTGCGCTGTATAGGTCACATTGCACTTCACTCGTTGAATGCGTCCGCTACTGCAAGGAGAAAACTTTCTTCCACCTGTACACGTCCTTCCAAGGCACATTGACTATGCCAGTTCAGAAGCTACTTGGCCACCCCAGTCTTGCCCCCTGGATCGAGGAGTGCGACTTTATCCTCTACCAACGTATGCTTAGGATCATTTCTGGACTCACACTCCAGGTCGTGCCCAAGCCGGTACTGGATACGCTACGCAACATCTCGGAGCGACTCGTGCCCCACATTCAAGAGGCTTTCCAGGGGCAGCCGCACCACGTTGTTCGGGCCAAGGAGGCGCCGGCAACCATGTTCGCGGCTTTGCTGGATCGAGCTCTTAGAGTGAACCTTACGGCCCACGCGGCGGCCAACATGCTGTCGAACCCGGCCAACCGCGACCAGATGTACCTCGACTGGATTACCATGGTGCGCGTGCGCAAGGTGGCCGAGTGCGTGCCTACTCGGGGCAtggacgacctcgtcaactTGCTTGTCTCTGAACTCCGAGATCTACTCAGCCCCATGAACGTACCTTGGGAAGTGGAGTGCTTGACTGTTTACGGCGACATTGTCCTGAGAAACGGCCGCCAAGTGGGCGTTGAGAGCGCGGGAGAACACAACGGACAGAATGTACTGGAACGCTGGGTTGGCTTCCTCAAGTCTTTACCCACCCGTTTCCCTTATGCGTCCCACACGGAGATTGTGTACTCCGTTCAAAGAGTCGGCACGGCGGTGATGCGGGACCTGACCATGGCCCAAGGCAAGAGTTTCGGCTCCTGGTGGGTCACGAAATGCTGGATCGACGAGATGACCAGCTTTCTCGCCGAGCAGGGGGGGTTTCTCCAAATGAAGACCTCAGGCGCATCTGCAGCTGTCGCCAACGCTCAGCCGACCACTCAGGAGGCGAGCCGACAAGGGTCTCGGTATAGCACCGGCAGCGAGGAGTTCAACTTCTCCAGCCTCCCCCAAGCACAGCCCGACAAGGCGCCGTTCCCACCATCTACGAGCCAAAGCCAGGTCGATTCTGCGGGGATGACAGCGGGAAGCAACCCGGACGACAGCGGGATCGGTATCCGAACGCCAGAGGAGGACTTCCCAATGGACAAATACACCTTCTCGCACTCGGAGGTCAATCAAGCGCtgctcgccaacgccgaaTTGCAACAATGACGAAAAGGGGACCGAACTATTGTCGCACCTGGAAAACCGGGTGTCTTGTATCAATAGCCGCCTTTCAGACAGTCTCTTGTAGAGGCTTGATGCCAGATGAGGACTGTCGAAAACAGtgcgatgacgatggcacGACTGGACGATTGTATGAGTGCGGAAAAGCCCGTGGCCATTTGGCCCGGAGATATTCTTCAGTTTAACGCCTGTTTGTTTCTGGACGGGATTTATGGGTTTTGAGTTGTGTGTTTTGGTGTTTGACATACTCGGCGGTTACGGTTGGCATCTGCATTTGTTGTTGCTTGTGGGTTTGCTATACCCAGTGTGTCTGGTTAGGGGCAAAGCAACGGTACTTGAATTATACTTTCAATTAGTGGTAATACAGCCCGACAGGGTGAGCATTGAGCCGACGCCGCGCGCCTCTTTTGATGAGCTGCAGACGGTGATGCAGGACGTCCACCCCATGTTCATGGTAACCGCAACGCTCCTCCGACAGGCCGTACTCTGTATCCGTATTGTCAGTCAGTTGTCGAGCGAGCAGTTGAGCACAAGGATCCCCAAGTTGCGGCGGGAGCGAATGGAAGCCGCGTCAATTGCGGCTGTTAGGCTGGGGTATGAGAACCCCGGCTGTCACTTCGTCATCGGCCGATTCCTGATTCGCTATCCCCGCGCGCATGCCAGGATTGGGCAACTAAAAGTTTTCTTTCCCGGCGGTTTGACGGGTCTTCACGACACTTGCATGTGGAGTGTGGGCTGGACGAAGTATACAAGCGATCGCAAAGGCAATGATAGAGGCCCAAAGGCCTGAGCGAAAGTCGCCGtctgtcgccgtcgagtgGGTTGTTGACTAGACACAACACCGGATGAAGCTGTCAAAAGCAGATGGTGACAACACCGGGTGAGCAATGGCAACAACACACGGGCCAAATGGGCTCAATTGGCCTACCGATACATATGAGTCAGACAGTGAATCTGTCGCGGATAGAGGCTTCTGCGGGCAGACTACCGAATCCAGGGTGCCTCGTTCCCTTAAAAGCCGCGAGGAGGCCCCTGATGGGTTTATCCGAGCTGCGCCAGGAGGAATTATCATTAAGCCCTGACCAATCTGTAGTGACTCTGCAGTAGCATTGGGCATTGGACATTGGATTCGGTAGGGTAGTCGAATAAGACGCGGGCCCGCCTCCGATGTTCCGGAAACGCAGAAATTGGTCGCTGCACACTTGCACAGGCGCCGCCGATTTCGTCGCTCCACACATCCCACTTTCGTCCCAACTCAGCATCTTGGTTCCGGTCTAATCCAGTCCACCACTGCTACCACGACCACTTTCACCTTTGGACAGAGCGATTCCACCGCATTCGAGGCGCGAATCCTCTCCTTTAATTCTCTGGGTCCATCAGTCGTACGAACAAAcagccttctccttctgTCTGTTGCCTCGCACACTAGTCGTGTGGCACGTCTCACAAAAGATACCCCAGTGGAGGGTTGGCGACCCCAGTTTGACCGTCGCcattctttttttttttttcccgcACCTCTCAAACATAGTGCCCCTCATCCCGCTGTGTCTTTCTGAGTAGAGTCACATTCACTCATACCCGAAACGAGCCACTTTCGGCTTCGCGCAGAGCCATTGAGGCATCATGAGCAGTCAATCGATAGGGAACACCTCCAGCAATGGCTGGGTGGTACAAAAATTCGGTGGCACCAGTGTCGGAAAGTTTCCTGACAAGGTTGGTCCCCCGCGAACCGGAAAGCCGTCACTGCGGAAGCTGACTGAGGGCATTCACATGGCAGATCGCTACGGATATTGTCCGGTAAGGACAGAGTTTCGTGACAGACAATGAGCCATGATTGATTGACCTTTTCATCTGCTAGGGCGAGTCTTTCAAAGAACaaggttgtcgtcgtctgctCGGCGAGAAGCACAGGCAAGAAGGTCGAGGGCACCACCAGCCGGTGAGTCACTCGGGAGCGCACCCGGCCTCGACTGTTGGCTGACCTTGCGAGATAGGCTTCTTGGTGTTTTTAATAAGCTCAAGGGCATTGCTGCCCCCACGAGCGCCGAAGAGGCGCAAAATGAACTCATGAACCAGGCGAATGGCCTGATTGACGACATCTGCAAAGACCATGTTTCAGCAGTCAAGACTTTCCTAACCAACCCGGAACTGCAGGCATCTCTGGAGCAGGAGATTCGTGACGAGTGCCAGGAGCTGGTCGAGTACATTGTAGCGGCCAGAAGATTCAACCTCGAAGTGAACTCAAGGTCCAAGGACCGTTGCATCAGCTTTGGAGAGAAACTCAGCTGCAGATTTATGGCCGCGCTATTGAAGGACCTGGTACGGAAACAACACCTCGCCCTCGTGTCTAGGAGAAAAAAACCAAACGCTAACCAGCTCACAGGGTGTCGCAGCAGAATATGTGGATCTGAGCGACGCGTTCCACTATGACGCCACTGGTCGTTTGGACCAGAGCTTCTATCAAGAGGCCGCTGCCGTGCTGCGGAAAAAGATCACTGCCTGCGAGGACCGGGTTCCCGTGATTACTGGCTTCTTTGGGAACGTCCCGGGCAGTCTGATTGACGGCGACATTGGCCGAGGATACACTGATCTCTGCGCGGCGCTATGCGCTGTCGGTCTCAAGGCTGATGAGCTTCAGGTGTGGAAGGAGGTTGACGGAATCTTCACCGCCGACCCGACAAAGGTCCCTACAGCACGCCTGCTGCACTCCATCACACCGTCCGAGGCTGCGGAGCTGACGTTCTACGGCTCCGAGGTCATCCACCACTTGACCATGGACCAGGTCATCCACGCCTCTCCCCCTATCCCCATCCGCATTAAGAACGTCAAGAACCCTAGAGGGGTTGGCACCATCGTCGTTCCCGATCCTGTACTCACGGCCGGCCACCAGATTCAGCGGTCGCAGCCATCGGATCCCTCGTTGATCCAGAAGccgaagcggccgacggctGTCACGATCAAGGACAAGATCTCCGTCATTAACGTGCACTCAAACAAGCGATCCATCTCCCACGGTTTCTTCGCCAAGGTGTTCTCTATCCTCGACAGCAACCAGATCTCCGTCGATCTTATCTCCACCAGTGAGGTCCATGTGTCCATGGCTATCCACGCCGGCAACTCGGAGGGTAGCAGCTTTGACAAAGCGCGTCTTGAGTTGGAGGATTGCGGCGATGTCAGCGTGCTTCACGACATGGCCATTCTGAGTCTAGTTGGTGCGGAGATGAAGAACATGATTGGTATTGCCGGACGTATGTTCTCCACGCTCGGCGAGCACAATGTCAACCTGGAAATGATTTCACAGGGTAAGCTAGACACGAAGCTGTGAAAGGCGCATGAACTGACTTTGTTAAAGGTGCCAGCGAGATCAACATCTCTTGTGTTATCGACGCTCGCGATGCCACCCGCGCCATGAACATTCTGCACACGAATTTGTTCACTTTCCTCGACTAGACAATGAGCGTATCGCCTGACAGCTGTGCGCTGTTCATCTTGTGCATTGCATAGAAATTCGACTTCAAGACCAGAAATCATATTGCTTTTCGCTCATCTGTATGGTCATTTGGAACGGAGCACGAAATTGCACACTGGAgcaaggggaaaaggggtcAATAATGAAGAGCATAGGCTGAAGAAGTGCGTCTTGCTCAGATTTAGCTTGACGCACATGTTAAATTAAGGTCGATGAATTATTGAATTTTCCTGATCAAAGCAAGTTAAGGGGTTCAAGTTCGAGCCAAACGAAACCTTGCTTGCATTATCTGTACTCGAATAACGTTCGACATAGCAATGCAATTGCTCTTGAGACATCCATCTGCCGCCTCCACATGGAATCATCCTCATAAGTAgaggccgacgtcggcgaagTGGGATACAGTGTTTCGCGAATCGATCGCACACGGCCTTGCCCCGCCATCCTGAGCCCCTGCGGAACTGATAAGATAAGACAAAAGAATATCCACCCAACGCTTGGCTCTCCATCATTAATTGATCGCCTCCTAACTACACCAACCATTCCAAACAACGATTCCTCACGCGCTTTCACTGACACCCGAACACCATCAACACATGCCAACGAGTCTCCATCCCTATCCGAACACAACCGATCATCCAGCCCGCAAGAAACAGCAAGATCCAAGAAAAACTTGAAACCGCCAGTATGCCTAAAGCAGAAGTCGGCTCAACAAAGTATCTGAGCAACAAGCTCAAGAGCAAAGGCCTGCAACGGCTGCGGTGGTACTGTCAGGTGTGCGAGAAGCAGTGTCGCGACGAGAACGGCTTCAAGATGCACACGCAGTCTGAATCGCACGTGCGGCAGATGCTCGTTGTGGGCGATGACCCGAAGAAGTTCCTCAACGAGTACAGCAACCAGTTCCTCCGCGACTTCACCCAGTTGCTCCGCACGGGTCACGGCGAGAAGCAGGTGCAGATCAATCACTTTTACCAGGAGTACATCGCCAACAAGGAGCATGTGCACATGAATGCGACGAAGTGGCCCAGCTTGACCGAGTTTGCGAAGCACCTGGGCCGCGAGGGCATCTGCCGCGTCGAAGAGAACGAGAAGGGGATTCACATCGCGTGGATTGACAACTCACCCGAAGCCCTGAAAAGGCAGGAGGCGCTGAGGAGGAAAGAGGCACAGGATCGGGGGAATGAAGAGGTCGAGCAAATGATGATCCGGGAGCAGATCAAGAGGGCGCAGAAGGCCGCTGAGGCGAGAGGGGAGaaggcggacgacgacgacgacgagagggagaggggacTGCAGAGGGCTGACGGGGAGAAGATTTCGTTGTCTTTTGGGGCTAAGcctgcggcagcggcgacgacgaaagagCCCAGCCCGTCGCAGTCAAAGTCTGCCGCGCCCGAGGCTTCGACGACCGCGTCCGCGGACGCTGCCGTAAAGCAGCAAGACGAGCCTGTCGCAAAACAGGCCGAGAAACAGTCCCTCGGTGGCGGCTTGTCACTCAAGATGACCGCGAAGCCGCAGACTAAGAATGTCTTCGCccaggccaagaagaacgCACTATCgggcggcagcaagaagaCCGCCATCGTGCAACCCAAGAAGATgagcgaggccgagaggatCATGAAGGAGGACATGGAGAGGCAGGAGAGGAAGCGGTCGCGGGAGGGGTCCGGGTTTGGTGCTTTTTCgtccaagaagcagaagacggACCAGCGGTGATGTGAGGCTGGTTCTGGCTCGAGGGAGCGATCGGCGTTTGGGTTGAGGCACATTATCACGTCAAAACGGGTGGTTTGGCAAAGGGCAATCATTTGGGTGTGCATTTTTTCTTGTTTTAGATACCACTGGGAACTGATCGATTCCATCCGACGAAGAGAGAGTCTTCCCTGACTCCGTTGCCAACCTTTCTTTAACACCTCCCCCCCGAACGCCGATATGTAAAGCACCGCTCGATGTCTCGAGATTTCTCAAGCGTCGACTTCCGTCTCCGTTCCGTCGCGCCTGCGATGATGAAATTTGTGATTAGCAACGCTGGTCTCCGACCACCATGTCCCTCTCCCGAGGCGTAAGATGAAAGGGCTAATAGGCAATGTGAGGAGAGGGGGTGACCCACGGGATGTAGTGTATCCTAtactcctcctcgagcgtgTTGCGGATCTCGTCGGGCAGCTGGCCCGAGACCTTGATAGCGTAAACGCCGCGGACGTAGCCGTCGAGGCGCTGCCACTTGGCGACCCACGAACGTTTCGGGTTCGCGAGCGTGATGAGCCCCTCGAACACCTGCGAGGTGCAGCTCTCGATCTGGTCCTGGGAGCCGGCCATGTGCAGGAACTCTTCGCAGTTGGGGCAGCCCTCGTCACGGAAGCGCTGtcacaagaagaaggcgtcAGCTATATCTCGTCTTTGTCGCTCATGGGCTGGGCGGCCGTAGCAAGAGCGACCgcgaaggggggagggagatgTCGAGGAGCGACGTACGGCGTAGGTCATGACGATGGAGCAGACCATGCAGGCGCGGAGGTAGCGCTGCTGGCCGGGCGCGACGAAGTTATCGGCCGACATTTTCTCGACCCGGTTGCGGTCTGGCGGTGGTCTGGCGGTGATCTTGGGGATGGTCTCGTGTAGGATCAATCGGTCGAAGGGTTTCAGGCGCCGTTGTGGTcgtggacgtggacgtgGTCGGGGTGGTCGGGGTGTCGTCGCGCGAAGCTGTCGTAgggatcaagaggctggcTCAACGCTCAAGTAAAGTGATTCGGAGGGCGGCAAAGCGATGGAACGACACGACATACAGGGTGTGGAACTGAAAGCTTGCTGTATGTAATTGACTTTAGGTAGCATATGTATTTATCAGGATGCAGGATCTTTTGGCCAGACCCACCCAAGAGCCCTTTGGTCCAGCGCTCGAATCACATTACATGCTGCTCACTTAGTCGCTCACTCAGTCTATTTCTATATTCTAGACTCGCTTCGTTCGAAACGATCAAGAAGGGTGCACCGGCAGAAGAAAAAgtcaccatcatcagcagTTCTAACTCGGAGTGTGCTGCAAATATTCGATTCACGATACCAAGGTCATACTCAACCCACGAGGCCACATACATTACCGTCATGACGACGCAAAACTCATCGGCGGAAGAGACGCCGGCCAGCACCCCTCGCGCAACGAGTCTCAAATCCCACGAGCTCCTCACATGCACCATAAAGACACCGGCATTCTCGTACGCTCATCTCGAGCTCATCGCCGACTCCCCGCAAGCGCCCGAGGCAACAGCAGGCTTGGACGACCTTCAGGTGCGCTCCTACTGCGACGCCGCGCTGCGCCAGTTCCTCGGCGTCACGGGCTCCGCCATCCCCATCGACATCCTCAAGGTCGACCGCACCCAGTGCTGGCTGCGCGTGCCCCGTCCGGACCTTAGCCCCTTCGCTGCCGCCATCACGGCGTGGGCCGGCGTCTCCGAGCAGGGGACCCGGCGGGTGCTCCGCGTGAAGCAGTGCTCCGACTACCTAGGCGCCAtggtcggcgccgacggccaagACAAGCTCTGGTTTTCGTGAAACGAGGGTCACCGTCAGAAACTGTAACAAAGAACGGGATTTGACCAGACGCCCAAACGTCAGATTATTCTAGAGTCGGGGATATGGTTGGTTGTACGGTCCGCCAGGAACAATGAACTCCGATTTATCCGCATGGCCAAacccacgccgccgcccagcccgccccCATATGCGCCAATCACATGCAACATGTATGCTTGCGGATGCAAAATATCTCGTCTCTTATCCTCTGGTCAACAGATCCGTAATACTCACCAAACTACATCAGAGACGACATGAGAGAGCTCTGAGCATACGCCTAAGAAGGGATAATGTCAGCGGCAGGCCCACATAGAGGAGGGTCGTTCGGGCCTTACCATGGGCTTGATATCCGGGTGAGGAACCGCGTCAAACTGCTGAAACTGCAACTCGTAGTCGGGGCCAATGTTGATGTACGCGCCCCTGTTCTCGGTAGAGTCGCAGTATCTGGGCGCAGAGAAGACTACAACAATTAGCCTCGGGCCTAGGGTACTTCGCACAAGGATCAATCCTACCAGTAATGCATCGTCCGTCGTGCTGCACTTCGTAACCGTCCATGCGGACTTCGTGGCTGCGGATGACGGCTTCAAGACCGTTGTTCTCACAAAACTTCTTGGTGACGTCTGGGCCGAATTGCATGCCGACACCACGCTTGCTGGGGCCACGGCCCGGCTCGTCCTGGGGATCTGTCCAAAGCATCTCCATCATGAGGCCAGCCTGACCGGGTTGGCGCTGAGCATGCCTGTCAAGTTTGCGGATATCATCCAAAGTGACCTTGTCGTCAGAGAACAGACCTCCGTGCAGCACGAGGTACTTAGTGCCGATCAGAGTCGCAAGAGGCAAAGCCGAAAAGCTCTCGGAGAACAGCTTGAAGATTCTGTATTTGTTAGTAAGTCTACCTCACACGCGACATGATCAACTTACCTCTCGTTGTACTTCGCCTTGCACTCGCCCTCGAAACCGTACACGCGATTCATGTCGTCGGTCTCGTGGTTGCCGCGGTTCAAAAAGAAGGCCTTGGGGCGCAGCCATTTGTAGGCGTAAAGCAGGAGTGCGATCTCGGTGGACCATGATCCACGATCGACGAAGTCGCCGTTAAACAGGTAGTAATGCTTGTCATTGGGGGTTCCGTTGAGGCGGAACAGCTCCATCAGATCGAAGTACTGGCCTGTCCGGGGTGTCAGTAGTTACTTCCTTTAAAAAATGTCAACTGACGATTGGCTTACCGTGTGTGTCACCACAAACAGTAAGCTGAGTGCCCTCAGGGATCTCCATCTCTACCATCGTCGCCTCGTCGTAGACAATCTTCTTGACGGCCAAGATGATCTGGTAGACGTATTTCTTGTGgatcttcttgcccttcttgaaTCGCTCTGTCATGTCGTCGATGAACTCCTGGGTCATCTCTTCTTCCAATCTGACGCCATCGT
Coding sequences within it:
- a CDS encoding Putative calcineurin-like phosphoesterase domain, ApaH type, PPP domain-containing protein; the encoded protein is MSTPEERAVAFKNDGNKAFAAHDWPKAIELYTKAIELNDKEPTFYTNRAQANIKSEAYGYAISDCSKALELNPKLVKAYFRRGLAQTACIRPKDAVVDFKECLRLDPNNKDAKLKLDECKKIVRKLDFFAAIEVGDEPSAAEGLDISVINVEEDYDGVRLEEEMTQEFIDDMTERFKKGKKIHKKYVYQIILAVKKIVYDEATMVEMEIPEGTQLTVCGDTHGQYFDLMELFRLNGTPNDKHYYLFNGDFVDRGSWSTEIALLLYAYKWLRPKAFFLNRGNHETDDMNRVYGFEGECKAKYNERIFKLFSESFSALPLATLIGTKYLVLHGGLFSDDKVTLDDIRKLDRHAQRQPGQAGLMMEMLWTDPQDEPGRGPSKRGVGMQFGPDVTKKFCENNGLEAVIRSHEVRMDGYEVQHDGRCITVFSAPRYCDSTENRGAYINIGPDYELQFQQFDAVPHPDIKPMAYAQSSLMSSLM
- a CDS encoding Putative RFX-like DNA-binding protein — encoded protein: MDHDHLAQALRAKQRPQSRASTASVHSISTQPTMEQQQQSFNDTPELYSAQWVNNDQRQQRSLAPASRITPEEMMLHAAATQMQNAREYSMPPGMGASMSQSSAHMSHSMQFQQHPMPRHPLPSESFANTSFTDDSQMIDRDEDGDSLAGVMGMQKSGSARSSANNELEMRHLFNANKHRGLQDVAGELHGNERGPNSERTRQVFAMLWINSVCTKGKGSVPRGRVYANYASRCATERITVLNPASFGKLVRVLFPGLKTRRLGVRGESKYHYVNFCLVDDQPDLREPEAHIPVAISEPARPQSASAAVPATAQPVKAVQPSPAVIKRSASPAQASHGHSRSHSFYSQPNVTSADHLNSSTSKTSLQFSFPSESDEALLQSNEPLVLPRMEPFLPSGTDSDAAKSLSALYRSHCTSLVECVRYCKEKTFFHLYTSFQGTLTMPVQKLLGHPSLAPWIEECDFILYQRMLRIISGLTLQVVPKPVLDTLRNISERLVPHIQEAFQGQPHHVVRAKEAPATMFAALLDRALRVNLTAHAAANMLSNPANRDQMYLDWITMVRVRKVAECVPTRGMDDLVNLLVSELRDLLSPMNVPWEVECLTVYGDIVLRNGRQVGVESAGEHNGQNVLERWVGFLKSLPTRFPYASHTEIVYSVQRVGTAVMRDLTMAQGKSFGSWWVTKCWIDEMTSFLAEQGGFLQMKTSGASAAVANAQPTTQEASRQGSRYSTGSEEFNFSSLPQAQPDKAPFPPSTSQSQVDSAGMTAGSNPDDSGIGIRTPEEDFPMDKYTFSHSEVNQALLANAELQQ
- a CDS encoding Putative KIN17-like protein, which codes for MPKAEVGSTKYLSNKLKSKGLQRLRWYCQVCEKQCRDENGFKMHTQSESHVRQMLVVGDDPKKFLNEYSNQFLRDFTQLLRTGHGEKQVQINHFYQEYIANKEHVHMNATKWPSLTEFAKHLGREGICRVEENEKGIHIAWIDNSPEALKRQEALRRKEAQDRGNEEVEQMMIREQIKRAQKAAEARGEKADDDDDERERGLQRADGEKISLSFGAKPAAAATTKEPSPSQSKSAAPEASTTASADAAVKQQDEPVAKQAEKQSLGGGLSLKMTAKPQTKNVFAQAKKNALSGGSKKTAIVQPKKMSEAERIMKEDMERQERKRSREGSGFGAFSSKKQKTDQR
- a CDS encoding Putative transcription initiation Spt4, spt4/RpoE2 zinc finger, Spt4 superfamily, with product MSADNFVAPGQQRYLRACMVCSIVMTYARFRDEGCPNCEEFLHMAGSQDQIESCTSQVFEGLITLANPKRSWVAKWQRLDGYVRGVYAIKVSGQLPDEIRNTLEEEYRIHYIPRDGTETEVDA
- a CDS encoding Putative ribonuclease P/MRP protein subunit Pop8 — encoded protein: MTTQNSSAEETPASTPRATSLKSHELLTCTIKTPAFSYAHLELIADSPQAPEATAGLDDLQVRSYCDAALRQFLGVTGSAIPIDILKVDRTQCWLRVPRPDLSPFAAAITAWAGVSEQGTRRVLRVKQCSDYLGAMVGADGQDKLWFS
- a CDS encoding Putative aspartate/glutamate/uridylate kinase, aspartate kinase, ACT domain, CASTOR, ACT, which codes for MSSQSIGNTSSNGWVVQKFGGTSVGKFPDKIATDIVRASLSKNKVVVVCSARSTGKKVEGTTSRLLGVFNKLKGIAAPTSAEEAQNELMNQANGLIDDICKDHVSAVKTFLTNPELQASLEQEIRDECQELVEYIVAARRFNLEVNSRSKDRCISFGEKLSCRFMAALLKDLGVAAEYVDLSDAFHYDATGRLDQSFYQEAAAVLRKKITACEDRVPVITGFFGNVPGSLIDGDIGRGYTDLCAALCAVGLKADELQVWKEVDGIFTADPTKVPTARLLHSITPSEAAELTFYGSEVIHHLTMDQVIHASPPIPIRIKNVKNPRGVGTIVVPDPVLTAGHQIQRSQPSDPSLIQKPKRPTAVTIKDKISVINVHSNKRSISHGFFAKVFSILDSNQISVDLISTSEVHVSMAIHAGNSEGSSFDKARLELEDCGDVSVLHDMAILSLVGAEMKNMIGIAGRMFSTLGEHNVNLEMISQGASEINISCVIDARDATRAMNILHTNLFTFLD